GCTCCTGCCACCAAGGGTTCCAAGGCAAAGGACTCCAAGGCTGCTCCTGCTGCTGCAGTGGCCAAGAAGGCTCGCGGTCGTCCCGCTGGAGCGAAGAACAAGGCCAAGGACGCCGAagcagcaccagcacccAAGGCGAAGCCCAAGGCAAAGGCAGCTCCCAAGCCGCCTACGCTTTCACCCGCCGCCAAGGCCTATGCTGCTAAGAAGGCGACGAAGCGTGCGGTGAGCGACGACGAGGATGATGATGTTGACATGGAAGACCCTGAGTCCCCGCCTCGTCCCGCTGCTCGAAGCAGACCTGGGCGCGCGGCTGCGACCAAGGCGAAGGCGAAGCCCACCTATGTCATTGAGGATGACAGTGAGATGGACGTCGACCAGAGCGAGGACCCGTTCGACATGGATGATAGTGATTAGGGGAAAGGCCCGGGGTTAAATGACGCGTAAGCGCGTACATGTGCTGTGTATACTGAGCCAGGTTAGGCAATGGGGTTTAACGGCGGGAGGTTTCACGGAAGGACAGATATTACTGCTGCAACCTTTCTACTTTGCTATTTTATTGCTCGCAATTGTTTATTTCCTTTTGGCAGAGGACTCAAGGGGGAAACAGCATCTCTtgctcctttttttttctctttcgaTACCTATGCAGACAGGCCCCGGCGGCAGTAAGTCTATGCCTATATTCTGGTATACCTACATACTGCTTGCTGTAACGAGAACCGAAAACTCAGTCTCTTAACTAGATGTCGTATCTCTCATAGTGACGTGCCACAGCTTGACGTGTAGACTGGGTCCGCCCTCCGACTCGCCCCATCTCTGAACCGGCTTTGCAAAGGTGCTGCCATGATTGTTGGCCTACACACATAGATGCATGGAAACATTCCCTTTGGCCTGGGATATATGATCCGTTCGAAGGGAGAACAGGCGGAGATGGGAATCATTATATCAAGTggcgccccccccccccgccacGGTCATTCGTTGGTAAAAAGCATGATATCTACGGACAGAAAAGAGAGGAAAGGGGAAGAGAGGGAGGAGAGGAAGACTTGATATAGTGAGCGAGTGGGTTTTGATCAATCATCTGACTGGGTTTTCGTGGTTGATCAGGTACGCTCTTAGATGGAGGGAGAAACGGCATTAGTCAAAATCATCTTTACCTTCCTACGATCGCCAGCTTACGTGCTACGAACGTTTTGATGATGTGAGGCTTCCCGAGCACGCGGGGTTGTGCTGTCGAGCAAGTTGATGTGTCTAAATTGCGAGTCAGCTGTGATACACCGATATCACATGCTCCTAAGGCGCGTCCAGTACGAACAACCTCAGGAAAACACTGCCAACCGAGATTTGGCATGCAGTAATCACCAAAGCATGAACCAGTATAGAAGTAACAAGTTTCTTTGCGTCCCCTAGACAATCTGATGATCCCCCGTTCGCCAAAGCCGTGTGCCATGAAGAGAGAACTACAAGCCAATACACTACATGCGTACACGATAATTCAACGACCCTTGCCTCCGCTTGGAGACACTCTTGTGATATTATCCTTTTGTTGCTTACTATGTGCAACTAAACTCCAGAGAACCGGCCCGCGAACCTTACCACGCCGATAAAGTCgcagtgagagagagagaaaaagtGGTGTGCATGATCCCATTCGTGTTCTTCGTGAGTCATTCCGTTGTCGTCAAGCCGGTGGCATAACGGGAAAACCGCGAATGCTTGCCGGCCTGTATACACTCAGAAAACCAAACGAACGAGATGTTTAGGAGGCGACCATGGGGGTCTTCTCCTCGGCACCCGGGACAACGGGCTCCGTGGTGGTGCTCTCAAAATCGGCCTTGGGAGCGGAAGGGAAGTCCTTCTCCTCCACAGAGGGGATGGCGGTGTCTGCGGAAGGAACACGGCCGGGCTTGGAAACAGCCTCGGGGGAAGCAGAGCGGCGGCCGAGCAGCTGCTGGGCCTTGGCGGTGTAATCTCCCATGTACTGCTTGGTGATGTTGGTGGCCTCAGCGGTGTGCTTGCTGGCGACAGTGCGGAACTGGTTGGTCTGCTGGTTGATCACCTCACCGGCGCGGTTGAGCTGGGCGTCGATGAGCTCCTGGTTGGAGGTGTAGAGAAGAGGGACCATGAAGAGCGCAGTGGTGGCAATCAGAGAAAGGCCCCAGAAGGGAACAATCTTGACCAGGTAGTAGGCAATGAAGGAACCGACGAAGGCCTGTGGTAAGAAATTGCGTCAGTCACCATGATGTCAAGAATTGTGGAGATTGTCACGCGAGCAGCTTACAGCAGCAGAAGCACCAATGTTCTCGGCGAAGACGATGCGCTGAGCCTCAATCACGAAGAAGTTGATCAGCTCGTGAACGTCTCCTATGGCGGCATCGAGCGTCTCTCTAGGAATGACGTGGTAGCGTCTGGGGCGGAGCTGGGTAGCAAGGCCGTTGTTGAGAACGAGCTTGCCGGCGACTTCGGCAAGGACGGTGGTGCCGAGCACCATCCAGGTGAGCTTCAAGCTGTATCGCAGAACATCGAGGTAACGAGCAGCGAAGATGAGGGCAACGATGGAGGAGTAGGCAATGGCCGAGGCACCTGTGGGGTGGTTTGTCAGTCGGGGTCGGGGGCCGGAAGGAGTCCGAGCTATCACGTACGAGGGTTGTTCCACGAGATAAGctcgaagaagaaggagtGGTAGTGAGTCAAGGGCTGGCCGGTGGCAGCGGGGTTGGCGGGCGTCTTGCGAGAGGCAGCAAGGTTGCCGAACTCATCTGAGGTCTTTGCGGACTGGTCCTTGACACTCTGGGCGACGGGGCCTGAAATGGAGGGTTCTGGTCAGTATTTGACGATGCGCCACAAAGACGTCATGGGAGGGAGACGTGGGGAAATAAAACGTACCGGAAGCGACCTGCTGGTAGGCAGCGGCAGCGTCTGGAAGGGAATTGTTAGCTTATCATGGTCGCTGGCGATGGGGATTGAAGCTTGAAACACTATTCGCACAAGTTAGCCGGATGTTCGCATATGAGGGGGGAGATCTGGAGCGGGAATGGCGGGATCTCGAGGGGCAGCGATAACGTACCTTACTCTCCTTGGTAGCCTGGATGTAGGAAGTACCGTTGGCAGAAGGAGCCGTGGTAGGGGCGTCCGGGAAGTCAGACATTGTGTGTGATCGCAACGAGGATTCTGGCGATGTATACGCGGTGTTGTTGTTTAGTAGAGGAAATACTGCGGTCGGGCAGTTGCGGATGGGAGGTGTCGTGTGATGGTGGAGTTGCTAGAAAGCTACCTTGTTTGCGTTTCAAGAAATCGAAGCTTGGGTGGGATGGaagagagtagctttggtAAGAAGCAAGTGGCAGAAGCTTTGGGGTATTGAGAAGTTCTTGAGATGTAGAAAAAGGgttgtaggtaggtaggagGAGAAGAGAGGAAGGCCAGGTGTTTTTGTTGCAATGATGTGTGTAGCctgtaggtaaggtaggtctGGAAGCTCAGGCAGAGGTGTAAACCGGAAAGGTGAGGGCGTGTGTTTGTGATTGTGTGGGTGGGTAAGGTCCAGGTGGGTGCAAGACCGGCAGCAGGAGGTGGAAGGTCAGGGAAAAAAGCACAGGCAAGGAAGGGgggagagggaaaaaaaaagactttgtGTGTGAGAGAGGTGGCTCGGTTGGTaggaaggtaaggtacgaATATTGGCAGTGCTGCTACTGCTTCTTCTGCTggtggtgctgctgctgggtgGCAGTGATGTAAATGAAGATCAAGAAGAAAGGAGCACCGCAGAGCCCACTGGGAGCGTCCGTGCCAACGCCGGGCAGGCCAGGCTTGCCAGGACAAGCccagggcggcggcgggccaGCCAGCGGGAGCAAAGGATACCTCAAGAAGCAAAGCAACAGCGACAGGACTAAGGTACTGCGTAAGAAATGACCCGAGAAGGAGCAATGGGAAACTCCATCAGTCCGTCACCTCCGTCCCGTCTGGGAATTTGGCAAGAGGCAGTGACGCTGTTTTCTCCCAAACAGGACCTACTAGCCGGGAAAAGACCCACGTAGAGGAGCTTTCTCTCCCTTATTTCACACTCCCGTCAAAGATACCCCGTAGTACTGCTCGTCCTACACCATTTCCTACACCACCAGTACTCCGTATACGAACACCTACTCAAGGTATCGCACTGCAGCACGAATACCAATGACTGCATggtggagagagagagagactggCGAGCACACGCAGCAGTAGCACGCAGCATACAGACGGGGAACgacaaaaagaaaaagaggggCGGCGGGTCGGGGTGTGGCTAGTGCCCGTCAAGTTGCTGCGTACTGCGTAGGTACTGCGTGCCCAGCTTGGTTTCCGACCTGTGATGACGCAAAAGCTATGCCACAGCAACCAATCGCTCGGTACCTACGGACTACCTCTCTAGGCGCCCCCCAAGACGCGCTCCGAGGGGCTCTGCCGCCATACAATCGCTACGCCGTGTCCGCCAATGACGAAGTATCATGTCAGTCTTCCCTCCGTCTTTGGCGTCATCCCACTGCGTAGCGTCCCTCGTTGGCCGCTAGTTATGCAGCAGGCATGTGACGTGCTCCTGCATTTTCCTCTCTCTTCCTCCCATTGCTGCCAGCCTTCCTTCCTGCTCACAGAGGTCTAGAATTAGCTGCCCACTAGGTATTCTACACTACCTAATGACTGCAGCGGCTGAAGCGACCGGGGATCACCTCAAAATCCTGGAAATCCTGAAACCATGGCATCTCGCTGATATCTGATGCAAGCTGCCCGCCACCCTCCTCTCTCTCAGTCTCTTCACCTTTGCGCCAGGCCGTTCGTTGTGTCCTCATTACCGTGCCACAACTGCAGACGGGCCACGCACGCAAGCCACCGTGATTCCCGTTCCAGGTTACGTCGTTACCAAAGACGCCAGCCTGTTCATTCACCCAACCCTCCTCTCGTGGCACATTACCCAAAGAGGTTGGAGAAGCATACCTACTACTGCGTACTCACTTTTGTTACTTTTGGTACCCACGATGATCGAGCCTGGTCCTAGCTTCACAAGCAACACACAAGCTACCCACTCCCTAGCGCCGCCGTGTGGCCCCTCCACTTTCAGCCCCTCCACCACTCCCAAGCAACCACAAGAAGAAAAAACTCACGATATCACTTCGACCCTCCCGTACATTACAACTTCAAAGAGCCTTCTTATCCGTTGCTCAGACGCCCAACCTTTGGATCCAGGACATCCCCGAGCACATCTGAAAGCTGACGACCTGCCAGCACATCACTTATAGCCTCTGAGATACGACAGCTAGGGCTTCCTTGACTTCATTGTGATCCCCGCCGCCAGCAACGCTCACACGCCAGCTCACCGTTGCAAATGAAGCTACAGCCATCAGACGAACCCATCTTTTCCATTCCTTGCCATTCAAGCACAGGCAAGCCACAAAACAACATCAGTCGTAGCTCGCACCGGCCGTCCGTCCTCCCTACCGCGCCGGCCGTGAATCGGACCTAAACGCCCGGTCTTTGCGGCACGTGCCCCAGCTCCCCCAGCTACCCTTCTCTACTACACGTGCCAAACGCTGCCACCGGACCCTGACAAGACGATGGGTTTCGACAGAAACCATGTTCTTTACTTTGTCACTCGACACTTGACATGTCTTTTTTTCCAAGTGACAAGTCAACACTAGAGCCAAGGTATCCTTCTTCACGGGACCACATGTACCACTTTTGTAATCTACCTTACACAGTAAGGTAGTCGTGGCCGCTGCATCTATCCAGCCGAACAAAAGGGCTTACAAAAACCCTCCCACGCGAGCGAGAATGTCTCGGTCAAAAcacacaccaccaccaccaccaaacggaaagagaaaaaaaaacgcTGACCAGAGCGTCGATATTCTCCATCACCAAAAGTGACCCATCAGTCTCTCAGACAACGAATATCAGAAGAGaaggaaaaaagaaaaaaaaaaagataagtaAACAGAGCGTCGAAATCCACTCTTACCACGGCAACATGCACGCCGAACCAGCAACATCccagcttttttttttttttcttaggGTAAGTGTATAAAGTACATCAGTCTCCTGCGCCACGGCCATCACATGTGAAAACGACACCATCCCCACCATCGCAGCACCGCACCGCCACACTTTGGAGGTGTGGTCCCGAGCACAGACAGAACAGATACCCAACTCACGACATGGGTCACCCGAAAAGCCAAGCAAACCCAAAACTGCTGCAGATGCAACATCAAGGACCCACGATGTTGCCGAAACGGGtcaaaagaaaaaggggttCGCCTTTTCCAGTCCCCATCCCACCCCGTGGGCATGGGCATGGGGGGTGTTGAACTCACAGACCACTGATAAGGGTAGCTTTGCGCTTTTACAGCTCTACTTTCCAGATGCTATGGAGATCGCCTTGTAGCTAATCTACTCAGGAGAGGACACATTGGCAGTCACTTTGCAGCGTATCGTGGATTGATTCATGGTATTGATTGATTATCCCTTCATGACTCTGAATTTCTTTCCCACTGGTATTCTGATACTATCTGTATTTTGACAAAAAGGGGTCCTGCTCCTCCGATAAAACCTCCAAATCCCTCTCTGCTCATGAGGGGGGAAGGAGGGGAGAGAGGATTTTGAAAACAAACAAATGGGGCCGGCGGACATCCCTAGTTTCATAAAGGGCGGAGACGATAATCCGTCCGCTCCCGCCGTCGGGGTCTGGAAAGTGCCCTTTCTTCAACTCCGATGCCATGAATGGTATGAAtggaataataaaaatcagTAAACAGTCTAGAATGCCAATGCCGTGCAATGGGTTGTGTTtcgaaaagaagaagaaaaagaatgcTCCTCCAGGCGTGGAGCAGGCCTACTTCCACAGATGCAAAAAGCCGCCATCTTGCCCTGTCTTTCCGAATGCAGTGATGAAGGTGTGACAAGCAGACGGGCCTGGTACCCGTTGCAAGAACCAGAATGCAAAATAATCTAGATGCTCCGAATGCTCCTCTAATTTTGTTGTGGTTTGGAACGCCGATGTGATCATGAAAGAGGTCGAACAGGGTCCTGGTTATCTCCTCCAACCCCAGAAGCCTCCCGCCGCGGGCGCGGGAGCTGCTGcggcggctgctgctgctgctggggcGGGCGTCGGCGTGGTAGGCTTGACGGGCTTGACGGGCTCTGCCGCTGCTCCCGTGAGGCGACCAAATACGCCCATGGCCGCTGACGCTGCCGCTCCTGCCGCCGTTGCTGCAGGTTGTGCCTGTGCTGCCTCTCCAGTAACGAGGCTGTATGCCTTTCTTAAGCTCTCAAGCTTCTGTTTCGTCTCTTCGGCCTCTTGCCTGGCGATAGCTTCGGAAGTCTTGGCCTGCACGAGCTCCAACAGCAACGCCTCGTGCTGGTCATCCGTCGGTGGCGGAGCCGGCACGGGAGGCGGCGCCTGTGTAGCCGGTGGTGGCGTCGAGTCGTGAGGCTTCGGCATTGACGAGGAACGCTTGCTGAATATCGATCCAGCTTGGGACGGGGTTGACTTGCTCCTACCAAGCTTCAACTCTCTCAAGCCGCTCGCACCACTAGCAGAACTCTTCCTCACAGGCGAATCACCATCGGGCTGAGTATTACTCTCCGCACCGGCGGCGGATGCCCGCGCTCTCATCGTGTGTATTTGCTTCTCCAGTCGCTGTTTGTCCTGGTGCAAGATGCGGGTATGCGAGTGGGATTCCCGCACTTGATCCTTGAGTGTTGTAATTTCTTGTTCTAGGTCGTGCATTTTTCGGTTGTAGTCCTGAGACTGTGATACCGCGCTGGCGAGCTGGTCCTTGAGTTGCTGCAATTCCTGTTGCATTTGCGATTTGGATTCGCCTCTGGACATTCTGCGTtcgacgccgccgccgggaTGGCGCCCAAATCGTTCTTCGACATTATCGAGGAGTTGTGATAGGTCTCCTGGTGACGGGGTATCTTGCTCGCCTGTCTTGGCAGTGGACACATCTCCCTCGCCTCCCTCGCGTGCCTCATTTGCGGGGTCATCGGTCGCCTTGAGAGTATCGACGCTCGCATCGGTACCGACAGAGTCGTTGCTGGCCTTCTTGCGCAGACCGTCCAGTAGCGACCGGACGGCCTGCTTATCGTCCTCGCGCTGTTCCCGTTCCTTTTGGAGTTCGTTTGCGAGCGATGCATGGTTTCGTTGCAATTCGGTCAGTGCAGTGAGGAGGTCCTCGATCTGGTTGTGCAGTGCATTCTCCTTGTTGTTCTTGCCGCCATTGAAGGCCTTGCCGCCGCTAGGGATGGGCGTCGATTCGCGGATGGATGCGCTGTCGGTGTTTGATGAATCTCGGGAGACGGTGGTGGCTTCGGTGGATGCAGAACTGAGAACGCTGACGGAGCTGGCTTCCATCGAATTGAGGGTGGAGGCCAGGCTCTGCTTCGATGTGCTCCTGCGCAGCATGCTCAAAGGCCGTGACGGAGCGGTGAGGCCCGGGCTGAGGGTGGAGGAGGACTTCGGGGAGATGATGGTGGAGGAAGCCCAAATGCGGCCGAGGAATCGGGAGGCTGCAGTGGTCACGTCGGAGGAACGCGCCGCATTAGCGCTAGCAATTTGCGCGTCTCTGTACCCCTGCTCCAACTGTAGCAATGTCTCTCTGGTGACAACGCCCGATAAACTGACAAAGTCCTGCACAAATTCATCTGCGTTGTAATGGTAGCAATCCCACAGACCCCTCGAAAGGAGAAGTTGCATGACATCCTCGAGCTCGGTGCACGCTAAAATCCGGGCCTGATTCTTCTGCATCAGGGATAGGGCGACCCGCATCAGGGTCTCCGGGGCCCCCTCGGCAAAGATGACATCGTAGATGCGAAACAGCATCGGCAGGGGACATGTAACAGCAAAAAAGCTGAGGAACCATTGTGAAACGTACGCCGGATCGACTTGCAATTCCTCCAGATGGTTCGATACTGGTGTCATGTGCTCTCGAAGAAGCTCTCGAAACTGGTAGATGCGGACATGCAGTCCTGACAGGTCTGGCAGGAAACAGCTTCGCAGATCATATCGTTCCATCAATCTGCCCATCTCAACATGTTAGCCTCAACGTTGCATTTGCATTTGCATCGAAACCTTGTTTTGCTTTTTCTCTCGGACCCCTTTTCCCAGGAAATCGGGTGAGGGGGGTCGGGCGGCTGGTCGGGTTTGCTTTTTGGGATTTTGACACGTACCGGACTAAAACACAAAATGCCTGTTTATCGGGCATGTGCATCAAGAGAGGGCCAACAAGAAAAGCCAGCCCTTGACAGTAACCAATTTTCGTATCGTAGAGACTGAAGCATTTGAGAACCCGGCCGAGCATGCGTTGTCCGTCGCCCTCGGGGTCGCGAAACATGTCGACTCCAGGGAAACTCCGACCGAGGTCCTTGCCGATAATGGGCTCGTAGGGGCTCGACTCGCCCGTGAATCGCTCGTACTGCTCCTCGAGTGCGGAATCTCTTGCGCCTGCCATGCTTTGCCATACAACGCCTCGTAGCGGAGGGGGGATGCCTTTGCGTATCTTGTTCGATAGAAGCGTTGGCAATCGAGCTGCCGTCTGTTGATAGTCCTTGACCAATGCGGCGTAAAACTCGAGATCGGTCATTGGTGGCGGCGGGAGCATCGAGTATCGCAATGCCGGTGGCGTTGGCCCGTGGACCATGTGTCGTAATTGTGCCATTGATGGCGGTCTCGGGCGATTGGAAGCGGCCACTTGTTCCACGGCTTGAACTTTGATGGTCTTGGGGTTCGTCGCCAACTTATCGTTTTCCTGCTCTAGCATGGCCAGCAACATGGCTGTAGACTAGGAACTGTGAGCCTCGACAAAGTTACTGTTGGAGTAGCCACAGCATGCACTTACTCTGTCTGTATCCGCGTCCCTAGGTTCTTGTGCTTCGGATTTCTGCAGTTCGTCCCAATTGActtcctcctcgtcctcttcttcagcTTCGTCCACCACGGGCCTCTTAAATTCTATGGGCGTCTCGAGTAGGGTTCCCCTAGCTGGTAGTGAAGTGATGCGGTCTCCCTCTTCTTCGGCCTCGTCCTCGCAGTCCACAAGCTCGTCTTGAAGATTCCGAGTAGCGTTCGTAACAGGTAACGGCGTCGTAGGGTCGCTCGGTGGCGTGTTGTCGGTCTCGTCCTCTGGCTGATTCTGAGCCTTGACCTCTAGCGTCTCTGTCGGGAAGGGAAGCTTTTCAATCTTGACAGTGCTAGGTCTCCTCCTCGGGGGTGAATCGGGGCCAACATTGGTGTCGAGGGTCAGAGTAGGCGGCTCGGAAAGCCTGACAGTGACCATGGAATCGTGGGCCAACATCTTGGGCGTCGTCTCCCGgtggtcgtcgtcgtcttggTTGGCGTTGGCGTTGGCGGCAGCGGGTCTCGTGTCGGGTTTGGCATGCGTCAGCTCGGTGTTGTGGTCGACCTCATCCCGTTGCTGCAGCGCCAGGTCCATGGCCAGGCCGCCCGGCTGCTTGATTGGTGTTTTCGCAACAAGAAATCACAGTAGGGACTGGAATGTGGACTCGTCGAAGGTGATCCCACAGTATGCGTGTAGGACGGTCAACGACGACAAGTGCGCGCGGCCGTGGCCCTGTTTCCAAGACTCATAAACTCGCAGGCCAATCTCGTCTCTCGACAAGTTTCCCGAATTCGAGGCTCGATGTGGTTCAACGTTCTCGGTGGGCGGCTCGCGAGCCCAAAGACTGTCGCACCCAATGAATTGCGTACGGGGTAGGGGGGAGGAGGGCGAGCGGCAGGAGAATGAGTTGAAAAGCCACAAGCAATGCGGATGATCAGGGATGTGCACAAGGTTGGCAGCGGTAACACAGCAAGCAGAGAGAGCAAGACTCGGTGCGGGTGGTGGTTGTGTCCAACAAAGTGACTGGCTGGCTGCTGCTTGCTGCAACGGCGGGTGGGTGTGGCTTTGGGTCCCGAAATATCTCCTCCAACGGTTTCCTTGTTCAATGGAGAGCCAGGGGGTATCGAGTAACGAACGACACGGCAGCGCAGCAGCGGGaggggaaaaaaagaaaacggGGGGAATCCACAGATGGGCAGCCTCCTTGGAAGAGCCACGAGCGAAGTCGGGGGGAGGATGATGAGTAGGTAAGCCTGGGACAGTCGAGAGGGCAAAGGGCGAACTTTGAGGGATTGAATGGGAACTGGAGGGAGAACCGGGAGCTTGGAAGAGTCAACCTGGAAGAATCAAGAAAGGATTGGACGGCGACAGGAGGGGATTGAGATTGGGATTGGGCCTGCAGGCGTGTCAGTCAACTTGGTCAAGTGCTCCTGTGGTTATGTCGTTTCATCGAGGAGCCAAGGACGCTGAAACGCTGGGGTGGGCGGCCCAGGGTAGGTGGATGCCGATGGACTGGCAATTGCAGCCTCTCGAATCTCCTGGATAGCACTGTAATCCGTAGGTACTTCCTCCACTTGCACTTTGGATTTACTACTACATACAGGCCCTGTGCCACCGGGAGACGTGGACTTGGGAAGGGGGAGGCGGTCACTGAAAGACACGAACGAGAGAAAGAGGCAGCCACAGCTGAGCAGTCAGGCAGTGGCAGTTCAGACGTTGCCAGGGCCAAAGAGTTCGCCTATTCTAGCGCGGATAGCTTGGGAAGCTCGAGTGTGGTTTAGCTAAGATCACCGCGGATACCAGGTGGCGTTTGTTTCCAAGCCCGGTCGATCCCCAAGGGCTTGGTGGCGGTtttttggtggtggtggtgttgcaGTACGGAGCAGTGGTCTCACGGGGTAGTAAAAAAGTCTTGGTCTGATGAATAGGCACATAGGAAAGAATGCGGGATGTGCGACAGGGGGCAAGGCAGAGGGGTGATGATCAGATGAGATTGGGTTGCGTTGGCAATGGGGATTGGGCGAATCTCGACTGGTCTGGAATGAAGTGAGCGGTCAAAGGGGGACTCGGGAATCCATGCTGGGAAAAGGGAACTACGGATAGATGATACCTAGAGCCCTGCTGTGGCATGTTCTTGGAAAGAACATGCTTCCCTTTCTCCGTTTGAGTATGGAATTCAATGGTCACATCACAGGGCGGTCATGAGAGAAAGGGGGCTCGCAAACAAGATACTACCTATGCATGTACGAAGTGTGCCCACGGATGACTATTGCCTAGAATGCAGCTAGGCAGCCTCGGACGCCATGGAGGGAGTTGACAAACGATGCGATGCCCGGGTAAGAAGCGTTTTAATTGATGACAACGTTTTCATATGAACCGGATAGCAAGAGAGGGGAACTCAATTTCCCAAGGGGCGGGCACCGGGG
This is a stretch of genomic DNA from Colletotrichum lupini chromosome 10, complete sequence. It encodes these proteins:
- a CDS encoding TBC domain-containing protein produces the protein MDLALQQRDEVDHNTELTHAKPDTRPAAANANANQDDDDHRETTPKMLAHDSMVTVRLSEPPTLTLDTNVGPDSPPRRRPSTVKIEKLPFPTETLEVKAQNQPEDETDNTPPSDPTTPLPVTNATRNLQDELVDCEDEAEEEGDRITSLPARGTLLETPIEFKRPVVDEAEEEDEEEVNWDELQKSEAQEPRDADTDRSTAMLLAMLEQENDKLATNPKTIKVQAVEQVAASNRPRPPSMAQLRHMVHGPTPPALRYSMLPPPPMTDLEFYAALVKDYQQTAARLPTLLSNKIRKGIPPPLRGVVWQSMAGARDSALEEQYERFTGESSPYEPIIGKDLGRSFPGVDMFRDPEGDGQRMLGRVLKCFSLYDTKIGYCQGLAFLVGPLLMHMPDKQAFCVLVRLMERYDLRSCFLPDLSGLHVRIYQFRELLREHMTPVSNHLEELQVDPAYVSQWFLSFFAVTCPLPMLFRIYDVIFAEGAPETLMRVALSLMQKNQARILACTELEDVMQLLLSRGLWDCYHYNADEFVQDFVSLSGVVTRETLLQLEQGYRDAQIASANAARSSDVTTAASRFLGRIWASSTIISPKSSSTLSPGLTAPSRPLSMLRRSTSKQSLASTLNSMEASSVSVLSSASTEATTVSRDSSNTDSASIRESTPIPSGGKAFNGGKNNKENALHNQIEDLLTALTELQRNHASLANELQKEREQREDDKQAVRSLLDGLRKKASNDSVGTDASVDTLKATDDPANEAREGGEGDVSTAKTGEQDTPSPGDLSQLLDNVEERFGRHPGGGVERRMSRGESKSQMQQELQQLKDQLASAVSQSQDYNRKMHDLEQEITTLKDQVRESHSHTRILHQDKQRLEKQIHTMRARASAAGAESNTQPDGDSPVRKSSASGASGLRELKLGRSKSTPSQAGSIFSKRSSSMPKPHDSTPPPATQAPPPVPAPPPTDDQHEALLLELVQAKTSEAIARQEAEETKQKLESLRKAYSLVTGEAAQAQPAATAAGAAASAAMGVFGRLTGAAAEPVKPVKPTTPTPAPAAAAAAAAAPAPAAGGFWGWRR